The Paenibacillus yonginensis genome segment TGAACAGAATGGCCAGGCCAAGCAGGGCAGCAAGCAAAATCGCGTAGACCAGGGCGGCCTTAAAAGAAGTTAAGGCGCTCCATACCCCGAAAGTAACGGCAATTCCTTTGCCGCCGCGGAATTTCAGAAACGGCGAGAACAAGTGCCCCAGAATCGGCGCAGCAGCCAGCAAAGCAAGACCATAGCCGCTTATGTTCTCGGCCCGGATAAGCCAAACCAGCGGAAAATATCCCTTCAGGAAATCGAGCGCAACCCCGGCTAAACCCAGCTTCCAGCCGGCAACGGCCCACAAATTAAAGGCGCCCGGATTGCCGTCGCCTACCGTGCGAACATCTTGCCGAACCAAACGTCCCAGCCAATAAGAGAACATCAGGGAACCAAACACAAACTCTACCCAAGCCAGCGTCAC includes the following:
- a CDS encoding glycerol-3-phosphate acyltransferase, encoding MMIVTLAWVEFVFGSLMFSYWLGRLVRQDVRTVGDGNPGAFNLWAVAGWKLGLAGVALDFLKGYFPLVWLIRAENISGYGLALLAAAPILGHLFSPFLKFRGGKGIAVTFGVWSALTSFKAALVYAILLAALLGLAILFKGSRRISDEANGFQVVFGMLLLSVYLITEGFPAPILVFWLVNLLLLGFANRHKLAVFSRNVLSARDRKAGWLGNRDDSTAVPVDPESKS